One genomic segment of Streptomyces sp. TLI_146 includes these proteins:
- a CDS encoding PQQ-dependent sugar dehydrogenase, with amino-acid sequence MRLAQPPRPARSLARKTAASAVLLLCAGLVQAVPQSASAAPTRYEAEKGTYSAGSTVDTNHTGYSGTGFVNSNNAVGAYVEFTVDAAAAGNATVGIRYANGTTANRPADVLVNGTAVATARAFNATADWDTWATSTLTAPVKAGSNKIRLSATTATGLANIDYVDFAASGGDGQAPTAPGAPSCSAITEDSLTLTWGASSDNVGVAMYDVYEHGNKIGEVAGNLTSDTLTGLTPNTAYNLTVFARDAAGNVSPASPAADCTTRPSTDTTPPTKPGTLTASNVTAGSADLKWGASTDDKGVTAYEVRSGTSVYQRVTGKPPATSTTVTGLACDSAYTLTVVAKDAGGNTSPDSNAVAFTTGACRSDGGVPSSISTLSSGWTIPWGTFWMPDGSSALVTERDSFKVFKVTPSGTRTQVGTVPESVTTNGEGGLMGVAVDPKWASNHYVYFMHSASEGNRVARMTYNGSTLADYTVLLKGIKKSKYHNGGRLAFGPDGYLYASTGEAQTPDLAQDKGSLNGKILRMTTDGKPAPGNPFGTYVYSYGHRNPQGLAFDRNGRLWEAEFGNSSKDELNLIKPGGNYGWPVCEGSCSTAGMTNPKASWPTGQASPSGIAVVRNVVYMAALKGERLWRVPINGDTESVGTPTAYYVGSYGRLRTVTKVPGEDALWLSTTNCDNNGDAPDGSDKVFKVLIK; translated from the coding sequence ATGCGTCTCGCGCAACCCCCACGACCTGCGAGAAGCCTGGCGCGGAAGACGGCAGCGAGCGCCGTGCTGCTGCTCTGCGCGGGTCTGGTGCAGGCGGTCCCGCAGTCCGCGTCCGCCGCCCCCACGCGGTACGAGGCGGAGAAGGGCACCTACTCGGCGGGCTCCACCGTCGACACCAACCACACCGGATATTCGGGCACCGGGTTCGTCAACTCCAACAACGCGGTGGGCGCCTACGTCGAGTTCACCGTAGACGCGGCCGCCGCGGGCAACGCCACGGTCGGCATCCGCTACGCCAACGGCACCACCGCCAACCGCCCCGCCGACGTCCTGGTCAACGGCACGGCCGTCGCCACCGCGCGCGCGTTCAACGCCACCGCCGACTGGGACACCTGGGCCACGTCCACCCTCACCGCTCCGGTGAAGGCGGGCAGCAACAAGATCCGGCTCAGCGCCACCACGGCGACGGGGCTCGCCAACATCGACTACGTCGACTTCGCGGCCTCCGGCGGCGACGGCCAGGCCCCCACCGCGCCCGGCGCGCCCAGCTGCTCGGCGATCACCGAGGACTCGCTCACCCTCACCTGGGGCGCCTCCAGCGACAACGTGGGCGTGGCGATGTACGACGTGTACGAGCACGGCAACAAGATCGGCGAGGTGGCGGGCAACCTCACCTCCGACACCCTCACGGGTCTGACCCCCAACACCGCGTACAACCTCACGGTGTTCGCCCGCGACGCGGCCGGAAACGTCTCCCCGGCCAGCCCCGCCGCCGACTGCACCACCCGGCCCAGCACCGACACCACCCCGCCGACCAAGCCCGGCACGCTCACCGCGTCCAACGTCACCGCCGGCAGCGCGGACCTGAAGTGGGGCGCGTCCACCGACGACAAGGGCGTCACCGCGTACGAGGTGCGCAGCGGGACCAGCGTCTACCAGAGGGTCACCGGGAAACCGCCCGCCACCAGTACCACCGTGACCGGGCTCGCCTGCGACAGCGCGTACACGCTCACCGTGGTCGCCAAGGACGCGGGCGGCAATACCTCGCCGGACAGCAACGCGGTCGCCTTCACCACCGGCGCCTGCCGCAGCGACGGAGGTGTGCCGTCCTCCATCAGCACGCTCTCCAGCGGCTGGACGATTCCGTGGGGCACGTTCTGGATGCCGGACGGATCGAGCGCACTGGTCACCGAGCGGGACAGCTTCAAGGTGTTCAAGGTGACCCCGAGCGGCACCAGGACGCAGGTCGGAACTGTGCCGGAGTCGGTCACCACCAACGGTGAAGGCGGGCTGATGGGCGTCGCCGTCGACCCGAAGTGGGCGAGCAACCACTACGTCTACTTCATGCACAGCGCCTCCGAGGGCAACCGGGTGGCGCGTATGACGTACAACGGGAGCACGCTCGCCGACTACACCGTCCTGCTCAAGGGGATCAAGAAGAGCAAGTACCACAACGGGGGACGGCTCGCGTTCGGCCCGGACGGGTATCTGTACGCCTCGACCGGTGAGGCCCAGACCCCCGACCTCGCCCAGGACAAGGGCTCGCTCAACGGCAAGATCCTGCGTATGACCACCGACGGCAAACCGGCCCCCGGCAACCCGTTCGGCACCTACGTCTACAGCTACGGCCACCGCAACCCGCAGGGCCTGGCGTTCGACCGCAACGGGCGGCTGTGGGAGGCCGAGTTCGGCAACAGCTCCAAGGACGAGCTCAACCTCATCAAGCCGGGCGGCAACTACGGCTGGCCGGTCTGCGAGGGCTCCTGCTCCACGGCCGGGATGACCAACCCCAAGGCGTCCTGGCCCACCGGCCAGGCCTCGCCCAGCGGCATCGCCGTCGTCCGCAACGTCGTCTACATGGCGGCGCTCAAGGGCGAGCGGCTGTGGCGCGTCCCGATCAACGGCGACACCGAGAGCGTGGGCACCCCCACCGCGTACTACGTCGGCTCCTACGGACGGCTGCGCACGGTCACCAAGGTGCCCGGCGAGGACGCGCTGTGGCTGTCGACCACCAACTGCGACAACAACGGCGACGCACCCGACGGCTCGGACAAGGTCTTCAAGGTGCTGATCAAGTGA
- a CDS encoding MFS transporter, translating into MRKWGPLVAVSLGTFMLLLDVTIVTVALPDMASSLDASLSSLQWVIDVYALALAALLLGAGAGADKAGRRKFYAAGTVLFAGASLACGLAGDAGTLIAMRALQGVGAAAMFATTLPLLGAAYQGRDRSVALGVWGAVNGAAAALGPILGGLLTEGFGWRWIFFVNLPVSAAAVWLTVRVVPESKSPAGGRTDWAGTVLFALFAGTLTYGAVNAGTDGWGDSRTLLSFAASAAALLVFVVVERRTERPLMDLSLLRRPAFVGVLVAALALNSAAFGVLPYTSIWLQTLLDMSPVTGGLALVPLALASFVTSALGGRFLHGVSQRLLICLGLLLIAAGLFGQAMLDAGSDWTTLVAGLVVTGIGVGLVSPALASAALASVPQRSSGMATGAMNTMRQLGYAVSIAVFGTLATSRMADSLHSAPEARALAGGAAGSLRGRVPDEALHSAFASGLNGAAVAAGALAVVAGLAVFALVRTPKAAPAQVRTNVAVPVERA; encoded by the coding sequence ATGCGCAAGTGGGGGCCGTTGGTCGCCGTGTCCCTGGGAACGTTCATGCTCTTGCTGGACGTGACCATCGTGACGGTGGCGCTGCCGGACATGGCGAGTTCGCTGGACGCCTCGCTGTCGAGCCTTCAGTGGGTGATCGACGTGTACGCGCTGGCGCTGGCCGCGCTGCTGCTCGGGGCGGGCGCGGGCGCCGACAAGGCGGGGCGCCGGAAGTTCTACGCGGCGGGCACGGTGCTCTTCGCGGGCGCCTCGCTCGCCTGCGGTCTGGCGGGCGACGCGGGGACGCTGATCGCGATGCGCGCGCTCCAGGGGGTCGGCGCCGCCGCGATGTTCGCCACCACGCTGCCGCTGCTCGGCGCCGCCTACCAGGGCCGGGACCGCTCGGTGGCGCTCGGCGTGTGGGGCGCGGTCAACGGCGCGGCCGCGGCTCTCGGCCCGATTCTGGGCGGGCTGCTCACCGAGGGCTTCGGCTGGCGGTGGATATTCTTCGTCAACCTGCCGGTGAGCGCGGCCGCGGTGTGGCTGACGGTCCGGGTGGTCCCGGAGTCCAAGAGCCCGGCGGGCGGGCGCACCGACTGGGCGGGCACGGTCCTGTTCGCGCTCTTCGCCGGCACCCTCACCTACGGCGCGGTGAACGCGGGCACCGACGGCTGGGGCGACTCCCGCACCCTGCTCTCCTTCGCCGCCTCGGCGGCCGCGCTGCTGGTCTTCGTCGTGGTGGAGAGGCGTACAGAACGGCCGCTGATGGATCTGTCGCTGCTGCGGCGCCCGGCGTTCGTCGGCGTCCTGGTGGCGGCGCTCGCGCTGAACTCGGCCGCCTTCGGCGTGCTCCCGTACACCTCGATCTGGCTCCAGACGCTCCTGGACATGAGCCCGGTGACCGGCGGTCTGGCCCTTGTGCCGCTGGCGCTGGCGTCCTTCGTGACCTCGGCGCTGGGCGGGCGGTTCCTGCACGGCGTCTCGCAGCGGCTGCTGATCTGCCTCGGGCTGCTGCTGATCGCGGCCGGGCTGTTCGGTCAGGCGATGCTCGACGCGGGCTCCGACTGGACGACGCTGGTGGCGGGTCTCGTGGTGACCGGCATCGGGGTGGGCCTGGTCAGCCCGGCGCTGGCGTCGGCGGCGCTCGCCTCGGTGCCGCAGCGCAGCAGCGGCATGGCGACCGGCGCCATGAACACCATGCGCCAGCTCGGCTACGCGGTGAGCATCGCGGTGTTCGGCACCCTCGCCACCTCCCGGATGGCCGACTCGCTGCACAGCGCGCCCGAGGCCCGGGCGCTCGCGGGCGGCGCGGCGGGTTCGCTGCGCGGCCGGGTCCCCGACGAGGCGCTGCACTCCGCGTTCGCCTCGGGCCTGAACGGCGCCGCGGTGGCGGCCGGGGCGCTCGCCGTGGTGGCCGGGCTCGCCGTGTTCGCGCTGGTACGGACGCCGAAGGCCGCGCCCGCCCAGGTACGGACCAATGTCGCGGTCCCCGTAGAGCGGGCGTGA
- a CDS encoding glycosyl hydrolase family 28 protein encodes MKRCSALLGLVVAALLVLVQPTALAAPSQSVAQPAAPAAEFNVKSYGAKGDGSANDSPAVDRAITAANAAGGGTVRFPSGTYKSQNTLHLKSDVTLQLDAGATLKGSGAGKYDPPESNPYDKYQDYGHSHFHNAMIYGDRLTNIGFTGSGVIDGGGNLITGNPKSGQADKIISLTRCDGLTLGGGLTLRRGGHFAALINGCSHVASDRLRIDTASDRDGWNIISTTHVAITHADIAANDDALVFKSDYALGAKLPNGHVTVQDSKLSAKCCNALMFGSETCGDFTDYQFRAITINGADKSGLGMVSMDGADISDVHYRDITMTHVHSPIMLKTGTRKRCGNNPGVGHIGNVTYDNVTATGSSPSFSPTLWGESGANHINGVTFTHVDLTVPGGNGTMSTGVPSNSSTDYNPNSIGTRPAYGWYLHNADNVSFTDSSVRFAADDGRPAVIANGGGPVRFTRFTAQRGSSSPHDLGFQNITGYCVTDSANTSGGALRVAHSGSSSSCTPLTPRYGTNPRQDFLRASTSGLFLHWGERTAPAHTSCSAWESDVTGGGWTPDYWVSEAQKLHAQYLVLASFHSRLGYARPWPSKIPGSCSTKRDFLGELIAAAKAKGLKTILYMTDDPQWHSEGGHEWLDSGAYSSYKGSHVDLTTRDGFGQFSYDNFFEVMDRYPDLGGFWIDNDNAYWESHHLYEQIQQKRPSFTLSNNNEDTPVMDMISNEQKTGMSPAYDYPQALYTAQPRLTEADFKLPSTGAWWYDGSNPGVDKKLTLGRLVTNAGSSVKALMAETAQVNGKFPANQASFNDFANGYLGPIWESLHGVEGGGYLYGGLKPGFWNDGAHGVTTISRTDPDRQYVHVITPPSTSVLKLRDNGYRVSAVTNLRTGAAISYSQSGGTLTLSGLGGWDPYDTVFKVTTAGRTGIIPADTYTMTASASASGHGAAAAADGSYLTYWDSGKTLPVRLDYDLGSARKIQYLGVNQREDSVSYARSDTEQSARIKGYKVYVSADGSTWGSPVKSGTLPSARGVAIIDLPATTTRHVRLEVTSTYAASSDSARYKRLRIDETWLGSAYAAPGSRAPEAGSGRG; translated from the coding sequence GTGAAGAGATGCTCCGCGCTGCTCGGCCTCGTCGTGGCCGCGTTGCTCGTACTCGTCCAGCCCACCGCCCTCGCGGCACCTTCGCAGTCTGTCGCCCAACCAGCGGCGCCCGCAGCCGAGTTCAACGTCAAGAGCTACGGCGCCAAGGGGGACGGGTCCGCCAACGACAGTCCGGCCGTCGACAGGGCGATCACGGCGGCCAACGCCGCCGGCGGCGGCACCGTGCGGTTCCCGTCGGGCACCTACAAGTCGCAGAACACCCTCCATCTGAAGTCCGACGTCACCCTGCAACTCGACGCCGGGGCCACGCTCAAGGGGTCGGGCGCCGGCAAGTACGACCCGCCCGAGTCCAACCCGTACGACAAGTACCAGGACTACGGCCACAGCCACTTCCACAACGCCATGATCTACGGTGACCGGCTCACCAACATCGGCTTCACCGGCTCCGGGGTCATCGACGGCGGCGGCAACCTCATCACCGGCAACCCCAAGTCCGGTCAGGCCGACAAGATCATCTCGCTGACGCGGTGCGACGGGCTGACCCTGGGCGGCGGGCTCACCCTGCGGCGCGGCGGCCACTTCGCCGCCCTCATCAACGGCTGCTCGCACGTCGCCTCCGACCGGCTGCGCATCGACACGGCGAGCGACCGGGACGGCTGGAACATCATCAGCACCACCCATGTGGCGATCACCCACGCCGACATCGCCGCCAACGACGACGCCCTGGTCTTCAAGAGCGACTACGCGCTGGGCGCCAAGCTGCCCAACGGCCATGTCACCGTCCAGGACAGCAAGTTGTCCGCGAAGTGCTGCAACGCGCTGATGTTCGGCTCGGAGACCTGCGGCGACTTCACCGACTACCAGTTCCGGGCGATCACCATCAACGGCGCCGACAAGTCGGGCCTGGGCATGGTGTCGATGGACGGCGCCGACATCAGCGACGTCCACTACCGCGACATCACCATGACCCACGTGCACTCACCGATCATGCTGAAGACCGGCACCCGCAAACGCTGCGGCAACAACCCCGGCGTGGGACACATCGGCAACGTCACGTACGACAACGTCACGGCGACCGGCAGCAGCCCCTCCTTCAGCCCGACGCTGTGGGGCGAGTCCGGTGCGAACCACATCAACGGGGTGACGTTCACCCACGTCGATCTCACCGTCCCCGGCGGCAACGGCACCATGTCGACCGGGGTGCCGAGCAACAGCTCCACGGACTACAACCCGAACAGCATCGGCACCCGCCCCGCCTACGGCTGGTATCTGCACAACGCCGACAACGTCTCCTTCACCGACAGCTCGGTGCGGTTCGCCGCCGACGACGGGCGCCCCGCGGTCATCGCCAACGGCGGCGGCCCGGTGCGGTTCACCCGGTTCACCGCGCAGCGCGGCAGCTCCAGCCCGCACGACCTGGGCTTCCAGAACATCACCGGCTACTGCGTCACCGACAGCGCCAACACCTCCGGCGGCGCCCTGCGCGTCGCCCACTCCGGCTCCAGCTCCTCGTGCACCCCCCTCACACCCCGGTACGGGACCAACCCGCGCCAGGACTTCCTGCGCGCCTCGACCTCCGGGCTCTTCCTGCACTGGGGCGAGCGGACCGCGCCCGCGCACACCAGCTGCTCGGCCTGGGAGTCCGATGTCACCGGCGGCGGCTGGACGCCCGACTACTGGGTGAGCGAGGCACAGAAGCTGCACGCGCAGTACCTCGTCCTCGCCAGCTTCCACAGCCGGCTGGGCTACGCCCGCCCCTGGCCGTCGAAGATCCCCGGCAGCTGCTCGACCAAGCGGGACTTCCTGGGCGAGCTGATCGCGGCCGCCAAGGCCAAGGGCCTGAAGACCATCCTCTATATGACCGACGACCCCCAGTGGCACAGTGAGGGCGGCCATGAGTGGCTGGACTCCGGCGCCTACTCCTCGTACAAGGGCAGCCATGTCGACCTGACCACCCGCGACGGGTTCGGGCAGTTCAGCTACGACAACTTCTTCGAGGTCATGGACCGCTACCCCGACCTCGGCGGCTTCTGGATCGACAACGACAACGCCTACTGGGAGAGCCACCACCTGTACGAGCAGATCCAGCAGAAACGCCCCTCCTTCACGCTCAGCAACAACAACGAAGACACGCCGGTCATGGATATGATCAGCAACGAGCAGAAGACCGGGATGAGCCCCGCCTACGACTATCCGCAGGCGCTCTACACCGCGCAGCCGCGGCTCACCGAGGCCGACTTCAAACTGCCGTCCACCGGCGCCTGGTGGTACGACGGATCGAATCCGGGCGTCGACAAGAAGCTCACCCTGGGACGGCTCGTCACCAACGCCGGGTCGTCGGTGAAAGCCCTCATGGCAGAAACGGCCCAGGTGAACGGGAAGTTCCCGGCCAACCAGGCTTCCTTCAACGACTTCGCCAACGGCTATCTGGGCCCCATCTGGGAGTCGCTGCACGGCGTCGAGGGTGGCGGATACCTGTACGGCGGGCTCAAGCCCGGGTTCTGGAACGACGGCGCCCACGGCGTCACCACGATCAGCAGGACCGACCCCGACCGGCAGTACGTCCACGTCATCACCCCGCCCAGCACTTCGGTCCTCAAGCTGCGCGACAACGGCTACCGGGTTTCCGCAGTGACCAACCTCCGCACCGGCGCGGCGATTTCGTACAGCCAGTCCGGCGGCACGCTCACCCTCAGCGGCCTGGGCGGCTGGGACCCGTACGACACCGTCTTCAAGGTCACCACGGCCGGGCGCACCGGGATCATCCCCGCAGACACCTACACCATGACCGCCAGCGCCTCGGCGAGCGGACACGGGGCCGCGGCCGCGGCGGACGGCAGCTATCTGACGTACTGGGACAGCGGCAAGACCCTCCCGGTGCGGCTCGACTACGACCTCGGCTCGGCCAGGAAGATCCAGTACCTGGGCGTCAACCAGCGTGAGGACTCGGTGAGTTACGCGAGGTCCGACACCGAGCAGTCGGCGCGCATCAAGGGCTACAAGGTGTACGTCAGCGCGGACGGGAGCACCTGGGGGAGCCCGGTGAAGTCCGGCACGCTCCCCAGCGCGCGGGGCGTCGCGATCATCGACCTCCCGGCGACCACGACCCGCCATGTGCGCCTCGAAGTGACCAGCACCTACGCGGCCTCCTCCGACAGCGCCCGCTACAAGCGTCTGCGGATCGACGAGACGTGGCTGGGCTCGGCGTACGCGGCACCCGGATCGCGAGCCCCGGAAGCCGGTTCCGGGCGGGGCTGA
- a CDS encoding chitinase, whose protein sequence is MHVAAPRRRAAAVAAGLGCLVLPLVASGPKAVASAPLAAGTMAAAPYEYLGWGNPQKPTDVMAATGVKWFTLAFVLSDGGCNPKWDGSRALTGGSDQSAINAIRGAGGDVVVSVGGWSGNKLGEKCSSASALAGAYQKVINAYHLKALDIDIENTEFSNATVRKRVVDALKIVKTNNPGIVTYVTMGTTPGGPDADGKDLIKKGAAAGLANDGWVIMPFDFGGHSGSMGSATVSALEGLKSAVKSAYGYGDDAAYRHIGVSSMNGRTDEAGETVTTGDFRTILGYAKQHHIARYSFWSVNRDRQCGSGGSGDACSGVSQAPYAFTKIVVQYTG, encoded by the coding sequence ATGCACGTTGCCGCTCCCCGACGCCGCGCCGCCGCGGTCGCCGCCGGCCTCGGCTGTCTCGTCCTGCCCCTGGTGGCGTCCGGGCCCAAGGCCGTCGCCTCCGCGCCGCTCGCCGCGGGCACCATGGCCGCCGCCCCCTACGAGTATCTGGGCTGGGGCAACCCGCAGAAGCCCACCGACGTCATGGCCGCCACCGGCGTCAAGTGGTTCACCCTCGCCTTCGTCCTCTCCGACGGCGGCTGCAACCCGAAGTGGGACGGGTCGCGGGCGCTCACCGGCGGCTCGGACCAGTCCGCGATCAACGCCATCCGGGGTGCGGGCGGCGACGTCGTCGTCTCCGTCGGCGGCTGGAGCGGCAACAAGCTCGGCGAGAAGTGCTCCAGCGCCTCCGCGCTGGCCGGTGCCTACCAGAAGGTGATCAACGCGTACCACCTGAAGGCGCTGGACATCGACATCGAGAACACCGAGTTCTCCAACGCGACCGTACGCAAGCGGGTCGTCGACGCACTGAAGATCGTGAAGACGAACAACCCCGGGATCGTCACCTACGTGACCATGGGGACCACGCCCGGCGGGCCGGACGCCGACGGCAAGGACCTCATCAAGAAGGGCGCCGCGGCCGGGCTCGCCAACGACGGCTGGGTGATCATGCCGTTCGACTTCGGCGGCCACAGCGGCTCCATGGGCTCGGCGACCGTGAGCGCCCTGGAAGGACTGAAGTCCGCGGTGAAGAGCGCGTACGGCTACGGCGACGACGCCGCGTACCGGCACATCGGTGTGTCGTCCATGAACGGCAGGACCGACGAGGCCGGTGAGACCGTCACCACCGGCGACTTCCGGACCATCCTCGGCTACGCCAAGCAGCACCACATCGCGCGGTACTCCTTCTGGTCGGTCAACCGGGACCGCCAGTGCGGCTCGGGCGGCAGTGGCGACGCGTGCAGCGGGGTCTCCCAGGCGCCCTACGCCTTCACCAAGATCGTCGTCCAGTACACGGGCTGA
- a CDS encoding glycosyl hydrolase family 8 — MTQQQSTGPRGRVAGVLIAAVGLLGTALATTPAAAAAGPAVPFGSHQFPYAAGTLKPSGTQAAVDQQVVTTYKAWKSAFVKHNCGNGWYQVLSPDADHPYVAEGQGYGMVVTALMAGADPDAKKIFDGLVKYTLAHPSVNNSALLAAEQDSSCKSVDGSDSATDGDLDVAYGLLLADRQWGSTGTYDYKQLAVKHIAGIKKSEVNATTHLMLLGDWSGSGESHHWITRSSDWLIDHFRAFRTATGDGAWDTIRAAHQNLITSQQSKYAAATGLLADFVVNTDGTPKPAPGKVLESSHDGDFGWNACRDPWRIATDAVTSGDAASLASARKLNGWIKARTGGDPNKIGTGYHLNGSAYESGKDMAFTAPFAVAALTDPGSQTWLDALWGKLAATPVDPKLYYGASVQLQSMIVASGNYWVP; from the coding sequence ATGACACAGCAGCAGTCCACAGGGCCGCGCGGTCGCGTGGCGGGTGTCCTCATCGCCGCCGTGGGCCTCCTGGGCACCGCGCTCGCGACCACGCCGGCGGCCGCCGCGGCCGGTCCGGCAGTCCCGTTCGGCAGCCACCAATTCCCGTACGCCGCAGGCACGTTGAAACCGAGCGGTACCCAGGCGGCGGTCGACCAGCAGGTCGTCACCACCTACAAGGCGTGGAAGTCCGCGTTCGTGAAGCACAACTGCGGCAACGGCTGGTACCAGGTGCTCTCGCCGGACGCCGACCACCCCTATGTGGCCGAGGGGCAGGGGTACGGGATGGTCGTCACCGCATTGATGGCGGGGGCGGATCCCGACGCGAAGAAGATCTTCGACGGTCTGGTCAAGTACACCCTGGCCCACCCCTCGGTGAACAACTCCGCTCTGCTCGCCGCCGAGCAGGACTCCTCCTGCAAGAGCGTCGACGGCTCCGACTCGGCCACCGACGGCGACCTCGACGTGGCGTACGGACTGCTGCTCGCCGACAGGCAGTGGGGGAGCACCGGTACGTACGACTACAAGCAGCTGGCGGTGAAGCACATAGCCGGCATCAAGAAGAGCGAGGTCAATGCCACCACCCACCTGATGCTGCTCGGCGACTGGTCCGGGTCCGGCGAGTCGCACCACTGGATCACCCGCTCCTCGGACTGGCTGATCGACCACTTCCGGGCGTTCCGCACCGCGACCGGCGACGGCGCCTGGGACACCATCCGCGCCGCCCACCAGAACCTCATCACCTCGCAGCAGTCCAAGTACGCCGCTGCCACCGGGCTGCTGGCCGACTTCGTCGTCAACACCGACGGAACGCCCAAGCCCGCCCCGGGCAAGGTGCTCGAAAGCTCCCACGACGGCGACTTCGGCTGGAACGCCTGCCGCGACCCATGGCGGATCGCCACGGACGCGGTGACCAGCGGGGACGCCGCCTCGCTCGCCTCCGCGCGCAAGCTCAACGGCTGGATCAAGGCCAGGACCGGCGGCGACCCGAACAAGATCGGCACGGGCTACCACCTCAACGGCTCGGCCTACGAGAGCGGCAAGGACATGGCGTTCACCGCCCCGTTCGCCGTCGCGGCGCTCACCGACCCCGGCTCGCAGACCTGGCTCGACGCGCTCTGGGGCAAGCTCGCCGCCACCCCGGTGGACCCGAAGCTCTACTACGGCGCCAGCGTCCAGCTCCAGTCGATGATCGTCGCATCCGGCAACTACTGGGTGCCATAA
- a CDS encoding long-chain fatty acid--CoA ligase — protein sequence MATAPHVGGLADVVFDHALDDPDRAALARKDAAGQWQDVTSARFRDEVLALAKGLIADGVRFGDRVAIMSRTRYEWTLFDFALWSIGAQPVPIYPTSSAEQVFWMLHDSEVTACVVEHEDHAMTIGSVVDRLPHLKRLWQLDAGALGELLAVGEQIDDDVVHRHRRAVTPESTATVIYTSGTTGRPKGCVITHANFMFEADTMVARWEPVFHSRPGDEAATLLFLPLAHVFGRMVEVAAVRGRVKLGHQPALSASALLPDLQSLRPTFILAVPYIFEKVFNAARRRAEADGKTGPFDKAVDIAVKYAEAMEQKSFGLGPGPSAGLRMQHQFFEKVVYGKVREAMGGRVRHAMSGGSSMGRRLGLFFAGAGVTIYEGYGLTESTAAATANPPERTRFGTVGQPVPGTTVHIAEDGEVWLHGGQVFSGYLNEPKATEKVLKDGWLATGDIGALDEDGYLTITGRKKEILVTSGGKSVSPVALEERVRAHPLVAQCIVVGNDRPYIAALVTLDQEGVDHWLAMRNKPSMTASELVRDPDLETEVRRAVVAANTLVSQAEQIRTFRILAHQFTEEHGLLTPSLKLKRRAIEEAYTVEVDALYH from the coding sequence ATGGCGACGGCGCCTCACGTCGGCGGGCTGGCGGACGTCGTGTTCGACCACGCCCTCGACGATCCCGACCGGGCCGCGCTGGCCCGCAAGGACGCGGCGGGCCAGTGGCAGGACGTGACCTCGGCACGCTTTCGCGACGAGGTGCTGGCCCTCGCCAAAGGGCTGATCGCGGACGGTGTGCGGTTCGGCGACCGGGTCGCGATCATGTCCCGCACCCGTTATGAGTGGACGCTCTTCGACTTCGCGCTCTGGTCCATCGGCGCCCAGCCGGTCCCCATCTACCCGACCTCCTCCGCCGAGCAGGTCTTCTGGATGCTGCACGACTCCGAGGTCACCGCGTGCGTGGTCGAGCACGAGGACCACGCCATGACCATCGGCTCGGTGGTGGACCGGCTGCCGCACCTCAAACGGCTGTGGCAGCTCGACGCGGGGGCGCTAGGCGAGCTCCTGGCGGTGGGCGAGCAGATCGACGACGACGTGGTGCACCGCCACCGGCGCGCGGTCACCCCCGAGTCCACCGCGACCGTCATCTACACCTCCGGCACCACCGGCCGCCCCAAGGGCTGTGTGATCACCCACGCCAACTTCATGTTCGAGGCGGACACCATGGTCGCCCGCTGGGAGCCGGTGTTCCACTCGCGCCCCGGCGACGAGGCGGCCACCCTGCTGTTCCTGCCGCTGGCGCACGTCTTCGGCCGGATGGTGGAGGTCGCCGCGGTCCGGGGCCGGGTCAAGCTCGGCCACCAGCCCGCGCTCTCCGCCTCCGCGCTCCTGCCCGACCTCCAGTCGCTGCGGCCCACCTTCATCCTGGCCGTGCCGTACATCTTCGAGAAGGTCTTCAACGCGGCCCGCAGGCGCGCCGAGGCGGACGGCAAGACCGGTCCGTTCGACAAGGCCGTGGACATCGCGGTGAAGTACGCGGAGGCGATGGAGCAGAAGTCCTTCGGCCTGGGGCCCGGGCCCTCGGCGGGGCTGCGGATGCAGCACCAGTTCTTCGAGAAGGTCGTGTACGGCAAGGTCCGCGAGGCGATGGGCGGACGGGTGCGGCACGCCATGTCCGGCGGCTCCAGCATGGGCCGCCGTCTGGGGCTGTTCTTCGCCGGCGCGGGCGTGACGATCTACGAGGGGTACGGCCTGACCGAGTCCACGGCCGCCGCCACCGCCAACCCGCCCGAGCGCACCCGGTTCGGCACGGTCGGCCAGCCGGTGCCCGGCACCACCGTGCACATCGCGGAGGACGGCGAGGTGTGGCTGCACGGCGGCCAGGTCTTCTCCGGCTACCTCAACGAGCCCAAGGCGACCGAGAAGGTGCTCAAGGACGGCTGGCTGGCCACCGGTGACATCGGCGCGCTCGACGAGGACGGCTATCTGACCATCACCGGCCGCAAGAAGGAGATCCTGGTGACCTCCGGCGGCAAGAGCGTCTCGCCGGTGGCCCTGGAGGAACGGGTCCGGGCCCACCCGCTGGTGGCCCAGTGCATCGTCGTCGGCAACGACCGCCCGTACATCGCGGCCCTGGTCACCCTCGACCAGGAGGGCGTGGACCACTGGCTGGCGATGCGCAACAAACCGTCGATGACCGCGTCCGAGCTTGTGCGCGACCCCGACCTGGAGACCGAGGTGCGGCGTGCGGTGGTCGCCGCCAACACCCTGGTCTCCCAAGCCGAGCAGATCCGTACCTTCCGGATCCTCGCCCATCAGTTCACCGAGGAGCACGGTCTGCTCACCCCGTCGCTCAAGCTGAAGCGGCGGGCCATCGAGGAGGCCTACACGGTGGAGGTGGACGCCCTGTACCACTGA